The nucleotide sequence ACCGAAGGATTATGTCACGTTTTCGGGGGAGATCACTAATATGAATAGCGACAGTATCGTTATTGCATCCCGTACATTTAAGAAGATTATAAAATTAAATCCTGACGGATCGTTTCGGGATACTTTGAAAGTTGAAAAGGGGAATTATTCCTTCTTCGATGGGGTTGAAGGAACTACCTTGTTTCTGGAAAACGGGTATGACCTCAAGATGACCATGGATGCCGAAATGTTTGATGAAACCATTAAATTCAGTGGCGAAGGCTCAGTTAACAATAATTTTTTAGCTGAAAAAGCCCTGCTGGAGGAAAAATTATTCGATAAGGACTTTGAAAGTATGGATGAAGCCGGTTTAGACCTGGCATTCGATGAGACTGAAAAGGAAATGACCGCTTTTATCAATTCGAAAAAGGATATCGATACCATGGTCGTCAACAGCAGTATTAAGAATCTGGACGCAACACTAAAGTCGTATAAAAGATATTTTGGAAGCATTGTTGAAATCCGTAAAGCGCTTCCCGCAGGTTCTCCTTCCCCAACCTTTGTTGATTATGAAAATTATGACGGCAGTAAGACATCACTATCAGATCTCAAAGGAAAATATGTATATGTAGATATCTGGGCTACCTGGTGTGGACCTTGCAAAAGAGAGATCCCATTTTTAAAAGAGCTTGAGAAGGCCTATCACGGGAAGAATATTGTCTTTGTAAGTATGTCTATCGATGATGACAAAACGCATAAGGGGTCGTGGGAACAAGCAAATGCCGACTGGCGAGCTATGGTTGCCGATAAAGAGCTTGGTGGAGTGCAGATCTTTGCTCCCAAAGGATGGGAATCTGATTTTGTCACCGGTTACATGATCACGGGTATCCCACGCTTCGTGTTGATCGATCCCGATGGAAACGTAGTGGATGCGAGCGCTCCAAGGCCCTCCAGTGAGCGCTTAAAACCGTTACTCGATAAACTTCTCGAACCTTCAGTTTAAAAGATTAAAAGCTCCTTTCCCGGAGCTTTTTTTTTATCCCTGAGCTGGAGGTTGTTCTTGTCTGAATAGTTCTATATATGCGTCACCTATAAAATCGGCTATATCGGAAGCCATAACGCCTTCGTACGACAATACAGAAGAAGCCAGCATTCCAGCGCTTCCGTGAAGGTACACCCCAAAAACAGTAGCCAACAAAGGGTCATAACCCTGCGACAATAATCCCGTGATCACTCCACTTAGTACGTCGCCACTTCCTGCAGTGGCCATGCCGGGAGTGCCACTGGTATTGATATACATACTGTCTTCAAATAATATGAGAGAATGTGCTCCTTTTATAAGAAGGACCACCTTGTGTTTCTTAGTGAATTTTCGTGCTTTTTCGATCTTTTCGTAGTCGTTCTTCCAGGATCCAATAAGGCGTTCTAATTCTCCCGGGTGTGGTGTTAAAACCGAATTCTTCGGAACGACTTTCAACAAATCCTTATCTTCTGAAATCCCGTTAAGCGCATCGGCATCGATCACCAAAGGTGCTTTGGCTTCAGAAAAAAGTTTGTGTAATGCCGCAACTGTTTCCTTTTGTGTACCTATCCCCATCCCCACTCCTATTGCTGAAGCGTCGAATTGATATTCAATCTTGGTGATGAAGTCTTCTTCATCATCGCTTAATACCATGGCTTCGGGAGCCGCTGTTTGAAGGATGGAATACCCACACTCCGGACTAAACACCGTAACCATTCCTGCTCCGGCTTTAAGCGTAGCCCTTGTAGACAGAATCGCGGCTCCCATCTTGCCGTAGCTTCCGGCAACGATGAGGGCATGACCGTAAGTTCCTTTATGATCGTATTTTGCCCGTGGTTTATAGAATTGCTGGGCCTCCATCTTGGAGATCGTTTGGGCTAAGGGTTTTGATTCCATTAAAAATTGGCGATCCAATCCTATATCAAGTACCTCAAAATACGGTACATAGACACCGGTTTCCGGCAGGAAAAATGCCAGTTTCGGCGCCTGAAACGTAAGGGTATGATTGGCATGAATTACTGCTTCTGAATCTGGTACCGGAGTGTTTGCCGGCAGTCCACTGGGAATGTCGATAGAAAGCTTAAAAGCCTTTTGTTTATTTATATACTGAATAAGTTCTTTTACCCAACCTTCAGGAGGTCGATTTAATCCAATCCCAAAAAGTGCGTCAATAATAATATCTTCGGCTGCTATCTCCGGAAAGTCTTCTTCCGAAGTCATTAATACGGGCCATTTTTTAGAAACATCCTTGATGCGGTCGTAATTGATCAAAAAACACTTAGAGCGTTTATCGGTAAAATTGGCGATGTAGATGGTAACATTGTAACCGTGATTAATTAAATGTCTTCCTACTACGAGTCCGTCTCCTCCATTATTTCCGATACCACAAAAAATATGAAGAGGCACTTGCGCCCCCTTCATTTTGTCCTCGAGCCACTTGAAAATTTGTTCGCCTGCTCTTTCCATAAGGTCGAGCGAAGAAATATTTTGTTTTTCGGCGGTGATTTTATCTGCTTCGTAAAGTTGTTCTGCTGAAAAGATCTTCATTTAAAATACGTACTTTAAAGTTATTGCGTTTAACTGTGAGTATCTCATTAAATACCCAAACTTAATTTTTAATTTAAGACATTCAATGTAGATAAAAAAGACGAAATTACCGTACAGCCTTTTACAGATTATAATACATTTGCGAAAAATTATAAGATCCAATGAAAAATACTGCCTTAACTCACGTACACGAAAAGCTGGGAGCTAAAATGGTTCCATTTGCCGGTTACAATATGCCTGTCTCTTATGAAGGCGTGGTAGCTGAACATGAAACCGTTAGAAGATCGGTTGGGGTTTTCGATGTTTCTCATATGGGTGAATTTCTGGTAGAAGGTCCAAATGCACTGGACTTAATTCAGAAAGTTTGTAGCAACGACGCTTCCAAATTGGTTGACGGACAAGCGCAGTACAGTTGTTTGCCGAATGACAAGGGAGGAATTGTGGATGATCTTATCGTGTATAGACTTGAGGCAGAAAAATGGTTGCTGGTGGTAAACGCTTCAAATATAGAAAAGGACTGGAACTGGATCAATTCGCAGAATACCATGAATGCAGTATTAAGAGATATTTCAGAAGGGTTCTCTCTGCTGGCCATTCAGGGACCAAAGGCTGTTGAAGCCATGCAATCACTTACTTCGATCGATCTAAGTGAAATAAAATTCTATCATTTTAAAGTGGCAGACTTTGCTGGTATCGAACATGTGATCATTAGTGCCACAGGATATACCGGAAGCGGCGGATTTGAGATCTACTGTAAGAATAGTGAAGTGGAACAGGTCTGGAATAAAGTATTAGAAGCCGGAGCTGCATTTGGGATTAAACCCATTGGCCTGGCCGCACGTGATACCCTGCGTTTGGAAATGGGCTATTGTCTTTACGGAAATGATATAGACGACACCACTTCCCCGATTGAAGCCGGATTGGGATGGATCACAAAGTTCACCAAAGACTTCGTAAATTCTGAAGCCTTAAAAAAGCAAAAGGAAGAAGGAGTAACCAGAAAATTGATAGCTTTTGAGCTCAGCGAACGCGGTATTCCGCGACAGGGTTACGAAATTGTAGATGCCAACGATGTAAAGATCGGTATGGTAACCAGTGGCACTATGGCACCTTCGGTAAATAAAGGAATTGGTTTGGGTTATGTGGCCATAGATCATTCGGGTATTGGAAATGAAATTTATATTCAAATTCGAAAAAACAAAGTGCCGGCGACCATCGTAAAGCTTCCTTTTTACAAAGGACAGTAACATTCTTAAATCCAAAAAAATCACAAAAAGAAAACTGCATATCCCTAACGTGAACAACAGAATCCTGATCTTGGGTGCCAGTGGGTTTATTGGCAATGCCCTTTATAAAGAACTACTCTCCTATTTTGATGTTTACGGCACCTATTGCCATAATGAAGACCTTTATACCAACAACAAGGTATTTTTTAAATACAATGTAGAGAAACAGAGTATCCTGCCCATACTCGACGCAGTGAGACCTGCAATGGTGATCTCAAGTATCAAAGGAGATTTTGCTTACCAGCATCTTGCGCATCAGGAGCTCTGTTTATATGCGCAGGCTAATGCGGGCTGTCGAATTATTTATACTTCAGCTTCGGAAGTGTTCGACGGCAAATTTGAATTTCCTGCTTACGAAAACGATAAACCATTATCTCAAAGTGAGTTCGGTAAGTTTAAGATCTCCGTAGAAAAATTGTTTCTGGATGCTATTCCGAAGCAAATAACCATAGTAAGATTGCCTCAGGTTCTCGGAATAAATTCTCCGGCTATTGTTCAGCTCCGAAAGGCTGCTGAGCATAAAGCCGACTTTGAAGTCTATCCTAACCTGATCATTACTGTCACTACAGTCGATAAGATCGCGCAACAGTTGCACTATATAATTAGCAAGAAATTAAGTGGTATCTTTCATCTTGCCAGTAACGATATGGTACATCATGAAGACCTGTTTAAGGAAATCAATGAAAAACTGGGCTCAAAAATGCCTATCTTTAAAAGTGTTTACAGCCGAAATGATGATAGTTACCTTGCGTTACTACCGAAGGAGAACAAATTGCCTAAAACCTACCGGATCACAGTAAATGATGTTATTGAAGCGAGTACCTTAAAAGAAGAAATTATAACCTTAAAAAAATAAAGATGAAAGCCTTGACTGAGGAACAAATTGTAGATAAATTAAAAGATTTTCAAGGATGGGATTATCATGAAAATTCACTTCATACCGCCCTTGAATTCGAAAATTTTAAGGACGCCTTTACAGTAATGACACGAATTGCTTTTGAGGCAGAAAAATTAAACCACCATCCCGATTGGTCTAATGTTTACAACACACTGGAAATATATCTTTCTACACATGACGCCGGTGGAGTTACGGAAAAAGATTTTGAATTAGCCGCGATCATAGACCAATTGGTGAATTAAATTTTGTAAATTTTTCGCCAATTTACGCTTACATGATCAAGAGATTAGTATTAGTACTGCTGCTTTGTTGCGCCACAGAGTTTTACGCACAGGATGATGCCATTTTTTGCGAACAGGTTTCTGCGCTAAGTACCCTTATTGAAAAGGAACATTATCGCCCCAAGCCAATTGATGATAGTTTATCTGTAGCCGTTCAGGAGCTATTTTTACTCGCTCTGGACGAGGATAAATGGCTTTTTACTACCAGCGACATCGAAGAATTTAATGATGACCGGTTTAAGATCGATGATTACATTTTAAAGTCCGATTGCGGTTTTATCGATAAGTATATCGCTCGATTGCGACTTCGCATCGAACGGGCAAAAAAGCATATTTCATCTTTTACAACCGTCCCTTTTGATTATTCAGGGACCGATACCCTTCATTTTTATCGAACACGACCTTCGCGATATTTTTCAAGTGATTCGGCTGCAAAACGCAATTGGAACAAGCGAATTCGCTATACCTTGCTCAGCAAGCTCATTGAAGAGGACACCATTTTTGAGAATATTGAGAAAAACTTCAGTGAGCTTGAGAAAGCGATAAAGCCCAAGGTATTTCAAAATCAAATTTGTTTATTGGACGAACGGCTCAATGCCAAAGGTGGATTAGAACACTTTGTGAAAGAAGCATTTCTGAATGCTTTTGCGAACTATCAGGATCCGAACTCCTTTTTCTTCAACGACACCGAAAAAGTGGTTTTTGAAAATTCTGTGTCTAACAGCCAATTAAGCTTTGGGCTTTACACCGCAAAGAATGATGACGGAGAGATCGTGATAAGTTATATAACACCGGGAGGAGCAGCTTATTTAAACGGAAATTTTGAAGAGAACGATGTCATTAAATCACTGAGCTCGGGAACCACGGTATTAGAGACATTTTGTGTTTCAAATGAGGAGATTTTTAGTTTTATGGCCGACAATAAGCACAACAAGATCACCTTCAGAATAAAGAAAAAGGACGGAACCATAAAGTATATCCCACTAGAGAAATCTATAGAAGAGGTAGAAGAAAATCTCACAAGAGGCTATGTGATCACCAAAGACAAAACAGATTTCGGTTATCTTAATATCCCTAGTTTTTACACCGACCTGGAATCACCTAACGGTTTTGGAGTTGCCAACGACGTGGCAAAAGAGCTCTACAAACTCGAAAAAGAAAAGATTAAGGGTCTGATCATCGATCTGCGCTTTAACGGCGGAGGTTCTATGAAGGAAGCAGCAGATCTCTGCGGTTTGTTTATAGACAGAGGTCCATTATCCATACTACGCTACCGGGATGGGGAGACTTTTACGATTAGAGATGCGCACAGAGGTACAGCATTCGATAAACCTATCGTTATTCTTATAAATAATTACAGCGCTTCGGCCAGTGAGTTCTTCTCGAGCGTCATGCAGGATTACAATCGTGCCGTGATTGTAGGAGCTCCATCCTACGGGAAGTCAAGTGCTCAGGTTATTTTTCCACTGAGTGAATCCAAGGATCTGGGATATTGTAAACTTACGGTGGATGCGTTCTACAGAGTGACCGGCAAAAGCAATCAGTCTCGCGGTGTCATTCCCGATATCAGGTTTCCAAGTATTTATGACGGATTAAAAATAAATGAAGAATATGAAAGGTTTGCACTTCCCAATGACAGCGTACGTGTTTCGCTGCGGCACATTCCATTAAAAAGCCTACCGCTCGATGCCATAGCATCAAAAAGTGTCTCTCGTATAAATACCGATAAGAGCTTTCAATTGATCAAGTCGTTGAACCAAACCCTTATTCAAAATTATGTTACGTCAGACACCGAATACCCGCTAACTTTAAGCGATGTTTATAAGGATCTAGAGGGCTATAACAATCTTTGGAAAGAAATGACCATGCATTTTGAGAAACGGAATTCGAATATGACAGCAAGAAATACAAAGACTACAACCGGTTATTTAAAATATAATGAAGACGAAAAAGAGCTTAATGCCGTGATCTTGAAGGACCTTGCTGAGGATCTCTATGTGGAGGAAGCGCACGCCATTCTTCTGGATTTTATAAGACTAACCAAGTAATTAAATAGGTCAATTAATAAAAAATGGGAGCATGAAATATTTTATTCGAACCTGTTCCAAACGAATAACAGAATTTATAAATTTGCTGAAATAATCCTTCGGAGACAGTCTCAATTTAAATCGACTTCCGAATAACAGAAACACACCTATGGGAAGAGCTTTTGAATTTCGTAAAGCACGTAAAATGAAGCGTTGGTCGGCTATGTCCAAAGCCTTTACACGTATCGGAAAAGATATTGTAATGGCTGTAAAAGAAGGAGGTCCAGATCCCGATGCGAACTCAAAACTGCGTGCGGTAATTCAGAATGCTAAGGCGGTGAATATGCCCAAGGACAATATAGAACGCGCCATAAAAAGAGCCAGCGACAAAAGTCTGGGGGATTTTAAGGAAGTTTTATTTGAGGGCTACGCCCCTCACGGAATTGCCATTCTGGTGGAAACTGCCACCGATAATAATACCCGTACCGTGGCGAACATTCGGTCGTATTTCAATAAATGTGATGGAAACCTGGGTACTTCGGGTTCTGTTTCGTTTATGTTCGACCACGTTTGTAATTTCCGTATAAACGCTGAAGGAATGGATCTCGAAGAACTGGAACTGGAACTTATAGATTTTGGCGTTGAAGAGATCTTTGAAGATGAGGACGGCGTGTTGATCTATGCTCCTTTTGAAAGTTATGGCGCCATACAATCGTACCTGGAAGACCATAACATCGAAATTCTTTCTTCCGGTTTTGAGCGCATTCCGCAGGTTACCAAAGCCTTAAGTGCAGAAGAGGTCGCCGATGTTGAAAAATTACTCGAAAAGATAGAGGAAGACGATGACGTTCAAAACGTCTACCACACTATGGAAGAGTCTTCAGCCGATTAATTGCTACTCTTTTATCAGTTTTATAGTTGCCTTATTATTCACGGAAACAAAATACAGTCCGTTGGCAAATGAGGAAATGGTTACGTTGTGCTTGGCAGTTTCGATGTCTTCTTCGGAATACACTATTTGACCCAGCAAATTCGTAATAACTATATTGGTGATCACATCGCCATCCGAAGCGACCTGAATACTTTCTGATGCGGGATTTGGAACCACTGAAATGCCCAAACTGAAATGATTATCCGGGCTACCCAGAGTTTGAGAACGTACAAGCAGCATTCCTGCAGAGCGATCACTTATCACTATATTCCCACTCCCAAAATAGGGATATACATTCCAGGCCCCGTCATAACCCGAATTGTTTGTCGAAGGATAAGAGTCGAAAGACCCTACTTCGGTCAATGTTCCGGCGGCAATTCCTGAAATATCTACTACGCGCAGTCCGGCCGTATTATTCGATAAATAGAATTTAGTTCCTTTTACATAACCATTGTGATCGGTAGCGGGCGTAGGGCCTGAATACGAAAAATGAAACTGCGGATTATCGAGGTCGTTGAGATCAAAGACTACTGTTCGCGTAGGAATACCCGTATTGATCTCATCCTGTTCATCACCAAGAAGAAAATACCGATGATCCTCGGTTAGCCAGCCCTGATGGGTATAATTTATATTTGAATATCCTATAGTAGAAAGTAACTGTGGGTTGACCTTATTAGTAACATCGACGATCACCACTACGTCTTCATTACTTCCGAATAGAATTTCTTTTCCCGTATGATCGGTATCCGGGCCGTCATAAATTACAACCTGAGCATCGTGAGTATATCCCATACCCGAATAACCGCCTTCACCCATGGGATTAAGCGGATCCTGAATATTGACAAAATGGGGTCCTCCACCATGAGTCGTACCTCCCACGCCATAGGCATAACCGGTTTCCTCATTTATGGCAATATTGTGAGCGCCTCCAAATCCACTGTAGTGGGCATCTTCATTAAATATCACCGGCGGGTTCGGTACATTTCGAAGTCGGGTAAGGTCGAATATCTGAATTCCATGCCCGCTATCCTCACTTACGATAAAGGCATAGTTGTTATAGGTTTTAGCATCTCTCCAAGTACTGCTGTTGTTCACTGTAGGCAGTTTCCCCAGATACACAGGATTTAATGGATCTGATACATCTATAAATGCGGTGGCTTCATTGAGACATACGATGGCATATTCTTTACCATCCTGCGGGTCGGTCCAGCCCCATGAGTCATTGGCCCGATTGGAACCCATGGTAGCCAACGGAATTTGAGACAGCAAATCATAGCCGTCGCACGGAAAAGACCCCGCAATACCATTGTTACAGGGGGTTTGAGCATTTAGAGACAATAAGACCAAGGAAAACAGAGAAGAAAAAATAAATTTCATAGCATAGTTTTGTATCCATGCTAAAATAGGGATAAAATGCCAGAACTGCCAGAAATGAGTCCTTCGGTTGAGTTATGTATATTCGGGCTTCTTCCCTACTACCCCTTTAAAATAGTCTCGGAGTTTAGGAAGATCGTCCTTTAAGTTTCCTTCAGGATAAAAAGCAGGGTGAATAAATACAGTTTTTGTTTTATAATCGAAGGCAACGGGAATTATTGGCACATTTGCTTTTACCGCGATGTAGTAAAACCCCGTTTTCCATGCATCTACTTTCTTACGAGTTCCTTCGGGTGCCAACGCCAATCTGAATTCCTCTTTTTTCTTAAATATTTCAGCGATTGCCTCTACTTTATTTTGACCCGGTGTTCGGTCTAAGGGTGCACCACCCATCCACCTAAAGTACCAACCGAAAAGGGGTCTAAACAGTTCTCGTTTAGCCACAAAATTAATTTCTGTTTTTAAAATCCTACGTGCAAAAGAGCCAACATAGAAATCATGCCAGCTGGTGTGAGGCACAACAATGACAACAGATTTCTTAACAGACGGATCGAACGACCCTTCTATGCTCCATCCTAAAAACTTAAAAAAAATAAATTTAGTAAGTGTCAATTGTGAGGTACCTCCCAGACCTACATTTTTAGATATAATGACCTGAGTTTTTCTCTAGTCATAATATTTTCCCAATCATCTCCCAATGCATTTTCCCAAAGAGGCACAAGACTAAGTGCG is from Constantimarinum furrinae and encodes:
- a CDS encoding TlpA family protein disulfide reductase; protein product: MKKIIALCCILAVISCTEEPKDYVTFSGEITNMNSDSIVIASRTFKKIIKLNPDGSFRDTLKVEKGNYSFFDGVEGTTLFLENGYDLKMTMDAEMFDETIKFSGEGSVNNNFLAEKALLEEKLFDKDFESMDEAGLDLAFDETEKEMTAFINSKKDIDTMVVNSSIKNLDATLKSYKRYFGSIVEIRKALPAGSPSPTFVDYENYDGSKTSLSDLKGKYVYVDIWATWCGPCKREIPFLKELEKAYHGKNIVFVSMSIDDDKTHKGSWEQANADWRAMVADKELGGVQIFAPKGWESDFVTGYMITGIPRFVLIDPDGNVVDASAPRPSSERLKPLLDKLLEPSV
- a CDS encoding NAD(P)H-hydrate dehydratase translates to MKIFSAEQLYEADKITAEKQNISSLDLMERAGEQIFKWLEDKMKGAQVPLHIFCGIGNNGGDGLVVGRHLINHGYNVTIYIANFTDKRSKCFLINYDRIKDVSKKWPVLMTSEEDFPEIAAEDIIIDALFGIGLNRPPEGWVKELIQYINKQKAFKLSIDIPSGLPANTPVPDSEAVIHANHTLTFQAPKLAFFLPETGVYVPYFEVLDIGLDRQFLMESKPLAQTISKMEAQQFYKPRAKYDHKGTYGHALIVAGSYGKMGAAILSTRATLKAGAGMVTVFSPECGYSILQTAAPEAMVLSDDEEDFITKIEYQFDASAIGVGMGIGTQKETVAALHKLFSEAKAPLVIDADALNGISEDKDLLKVVPKNSVLTPHPGELERLIGSWKNDYEKIEKARKFTKKHKVVLLIKGAHSLILFEDSMYINTSGTPGMATAGSGDVLSGVITGLLSQGYDPLLATVFGVYLHGSAGMLASSVLSYEGVMASDIADFIGDAYIELFRQEQPPAQG
- the gcvT gene encoding glycine cleavage system aminomethyltransferase GcvT — its product is MKNTALTHVHEKLGAKMVPFAGYNMPVSYEGVVAEHETVRRSVGVFDVSHMGEFLVEGPNALDLIQKVCSNDASKLVDGQAQYSCLPNDKGGIVDDLIVYRLEAEKWLLVVNASNIEKDWNWINSQNTMNAVLRDISEGFSLLAIQGPKAVEAMQSLTSIDLSEIKFYHFKVADFAGIEHVIISATGYTGSGGFEIYCKNSEVEQVWNKVLEAGAAFGIKPIGLAARDTLRLEMGYCLYGNDIDDTTSPIEAGLGWITKFTKDFVNSEALKKQKEEGVTRKLIAFELSERGIPRQGYEIVDANDVKIGMVTSGTMAPSVNKGIGLGYVAIDHSGIGNEIYIQIRKNKVPATIVKLPFYKGQ
- a CDS encoding sugar nucleotide-binding protein, whose amino-acid sequence is MNNRILILGASGFIGNALYKELLSYFDVYGTYCHNEDLYTNNKVFFKYNVEKQSILPILDAVRPAMVISSIKGDFAYQHLAHQELCLYAQANAGCRIIYTSASEVFDGKFEFPAYENDKPLSQSEFGKFKISVEKLFLDAIPKQITIVRLPQVLGINSPAIVQLRKAAEHKADFEVYPNLIITVTTVDKIAQQLHYIISKKLSGIFHLASNDMVHHEDLFKEINEKLGSKMPIFKSVYSRNDDSYLALLPKENKLPKTYRITVNDVIEASTLKEEIITLKK
- a CDS encoding 4a-hydroxytetrahydrobiopterin dehydratase, with the protein product MKALTEEQIVDKLKDFQGWDYHENSLHTALEFENFKDAFTVMTRIAFEAEKLNHHPDWSNVYNTLEIYLSTHDAGGVTEKDFELAAIIDQLVN
- a CDS encoding carboxy terminal-processing peptidase — translated: MIKRLVLVLLLCCATEFYAQDDAIFCEQVSALSTLIEKEHYRPKPIDDSLSVAVQELFLLALDEDKWLFTTSDIEEFNDDRFKIDDYILKSDCGFIDKYIARLRLRIERAKKHISSFTTVPFDYSGTDTLHFYRTRPSRYFSSDSAAKRNWNKRIRYTLLSKLIEEDTIFENIEKNFSELEKAIKPKVFQNQICLLDERLNAKGGLEHFVKEAFLNAFANYQDPNSFFFNDTEKVVFENSVSNSQLSFGLYTAKNDDGEIVISYITPGGAAYLNGNFEENDVIKSLSSGTTVLETFCVSNEEIFSFMADNKHNKITFRIKKKDGTIKYIPLEKSIEEVEENLTRGYVITKDKTDFGYLNIPSFYTDLESPNGFGVANDVAKELYKLEKEKIKGLIIDLRFNGGGSMKEAADLCGLFIDRGPLSILRYRDGETFTIRDAHRGTAFDKPIVILINNYSASASEFFSSVMQDYNRAVIVGAPSYGKSSAQVIFPLSESKDLGYCKLTVDAFYRVTGKSNQSRGVIPDIRFPSIYDGLKINEEYERFALPNDSVRVSLRHIPLKSLPLDAIASKSVSRINTDKSFQLIKSLNQTLIQNYVTSDTEYPLTLSDVYKDLEGYNNLWKEMTMHFEKRNSNMTARNTKTTTGYLKYNEDEKELNAVILKDLAEDLYVEEAHAILLDFIRLTK
- a CDS encoding YebC/PmpR family DNA-binding transcriptional regulator, whose protein sequence is MGRAFEFRKARKMKRWSAMSKAFTRIGKDIVMAVKEGGPDPDANSKLRAVIQNAKAVNMPKDNIERAIKRASDKSLGDFKEVLFEGYAPHGIAILVETATDNNTRTVANIRSYFNKCDGNLGTSGSVSFMFDHVCNFRINAEGMDLEELELELIDFGVEEIFEDEDGVLIYAPFESYGAIQSYLEDHNIEILSSGFERIPQVTKALSAEEVADVEKLLEKIEEDDDVQNVYHTMEESSAD
- a CDS encoding choice-of-anchor B family protein, coding for MKFIFSSLFSLVLLSLNAQTPCNNGIAGSFPCDGYDLLSQIPLATMGSNRANDSWGWTDPQDGKEYAIVCLNEATAFIDVSDPLNPVYLGKLPTVNNSSTWRDAKTYNNYAFIVSEDSGHGIQIFDLTRLRNVPNPPVIFNEDAHYSGFGGAHNIAINEETGYAYGVGGTTHGGGPHFVNIQDPLNPMGEGGYSGMGYTHDAQVVIYDGPDTDHTGKEILFGSNEDVVVIVDVTNKVNPQLLSTIGYSNINYTHQGWLTEDHRYFLLGDEQDEINTGIPTRTVVFDLNDLDNPQFHFSYSGPTPATDHNGYVKGTKFYLSNNTAGLRVVDISGIAAGTLTEVGSFDSYPSTNNSGYDGAWNVYPYFGSGNIVISDRSAGMLLVRSQTLGSPDNHFSLGISVVPNPASESIQVASDGDVITNIVITNLLGQIVYSEEDIETAKHNVTISSFANGLYFVSVNNKATIKLIKE
- a CDS encoding 1-acyl-sn-glycerol-3-phosphate acyltransferase → MTLTKFIFFKFLGWSIEGSFDPSVKKSVVIVVPHTSWHDFYVGSFARRILKTEINFVAKRELFRPLFGWYFRWMGGAPLDRTPGQNKVEAIAEIFKKKEEFRLALAPEGTRKKVDAWKTGFYYIAVKANVPIIPVAFDYKTKTVFIHPAFYPEGNLKDDLPKLRDYFKGVVGKKPEYT